In Aphanothece sacrum FPU1, a genomic segment contains:
- a CDS encoding acylase: MTRFIAIVLTTILIITLTFNVPIMGTNNSEILWDTWGVPHIYASDSTSLFKAFGWAQTKSHGNLILRLYGQARGKAAEYWGINYLESDQYVTTMGISVRAQQWYEQQTPEIRQYLDSFAQGINNYVAQYPQEINEDLKVVLPITGTDILAHFQRVIHFHFLTNPQAIAAGQIIPPQGGSNGWVISPKKSASGKAMLLANPHLPWSDFYLWYEAQLNAPGVNMYGAALVGMPILALGFNDNLGWTVTVNPIDGADTYQLKIQDDGYLWEGKVKQFDTEIKKLKIRQTNGNYTELEFGVKHSVQGVITHQDKDYAYAVKIVGLDRPHGFKQLWEMAKATNLEEFEAGLKQLQIPLFNFLYADKKGQIFYLFNALVPIKSQGDWQYWQKIIPGDTSETLWTDYHAYEDLPRLVNPETGWLQNSNDPPWSNTFPPILKAEDFPPYLAPPSLGYAKNILRSQRSIQLLMESEKLSFDEMINKKFSSELLMADRILNILVSTTKALANPIGIEAAKVLEKWDHQTNANSRGAVLFTLWALTLESKGLFSKPWNPENPLETPSGLADINTALGVLEGVAAQVKLLYGSLDVPWGEVVRMRVGNQDLPANGGPGILGSFQVLNIQATADKKFQVVFGDSFIAAVEFSDPIHAKVLNVYGNSTQPNSPHVGDQLSLYAQGKMRPVWRDKAEIEQHLELLDKL, encoded by the coding sequence ATGACTAGATTTATCGCCATTGTATTAACTACTATTTTAATCATTACCCTTACCTTTAATGTGCCAATTATGGGAACTAATAATAGCGAAATACTTTGGGATACTTGGGGCGTTCCTCATATTTATGCCTCAGATTCAACCAGTTTATTTAAAGCATTTGGTTGGGCGCAAACTAAGAGTCATGGTAACTTAATTTTGCGTTTATATGGACAAGCTAGGGGCAAAGCTGCCGAATATTGGGGTATTAATTATCTAGAATCTGATCAATATGTTACAACCATGGGCATTTCAGTTAGGGCGCAACAATGGTATGAACAACAAACCCCAGAAATTCGTCAGTATTTAGACAGTTTTGCTCAAGGAATTAACAATTATGTAGCTCAATATCCCCAGGAAATTAATGAAGATTTAAAAGTCGTTTTACCTATTACAGGAACCGACATTTTAGCCCATTTTCAACGAGTGATACACTTCCATTTTTTAACTAATCCTCAAGCGATCGCAGCAGGACAAATTATACCACCACAAGGGGGATCAAATGGTTGGGTAATTAGTCCTAAAAAATCAGCCAGTGGCAAAGCGATGTTATTAGCAAATCCCCATTTACCCTGGTCAGATTTTTATCTATGGTATGAAGCCCAATTAAATGCTCCTGGTGTTAATATGTATGGAGCCGCTTTAGTAGGAATGCCTATTTTAGCTCTTGGATTTAATGATAATTTAGGTTGGACTGTTACCGTTAATCCCATAGATGGGGCTGATACTTATCAATTAAAAATACAAGATGATGGTTATCTTTGGGAAGGAAAAGTTAAACAATTTGATACAGAAATTAAAAAATTAAAAATTCGTCAAACTAATGGTAATTATACAGAATTAGAATTTGGGGTTAAACATTCAGTTCAGGGGGTTATTACTCATCAAGATAAAGATTATGCTTATGCAGTAAAAATAGTAGGTTTAGATCGTCCTCATGGGTTTAAACAGTTATGGGAGATGGCAAAAGCCACTAATTTAGAAGAATTTGAAGCCGGATTAAAGCAATTACAAATACCCTTATTTAACTTTCTTTATGCGGATAAAAAAGGACAAATTTTCTATTTATTTAATGCTTTAGTGCCGATTAAATCTCAAGGAGATTGGCAATATTGGCAAAAAATAATCCCTGGAGATACCTCTGAAACCCTTTGGACTGATTACCATGCTTATGAAGATTTACCCCGTTTAGTTAATCCTGAAACGGGATGGTTACAAAATAGTAATGATCCACCTTGGTCTAATACATTTCCTCCCATTCTTAAAGCAGAAGATTTTCCCCCTTATCTTGCACCTCCTTCTTTGGGTTATGCTAAAAATATCTTGCGATCGCAGCGTTCAATTCAATTATTAATGGAGTCAGAAAAGCTGAGTTTTGATGAGATGATTAACAAGAAATTCTCCTCAGAATTATTAATGGCTGATCGGATTTTAAATATCTTAGTTTCTACTACCAAAGCATTAGCTAATCCTATCGGAATTGAAGCAGCAAAAGTATTAGAAAAATGGGATCATCAAACTAATGCTAATAGTCGCGGGGCGGTACTTTTTACATTATGGGCCTTAACCTTAGAATCAAAGGGCTTATTTTCTAAACCTTGGAACCCAGAAAATCCCCTAGAGACTCCTTCCGGTTTAGCTGATATTAACACTGCTTTAGGGGTTTTAGAAGGGGTTGCAGCTCAAGTTAAACTACTTTATGGTTCTTTAGATGTTCCTTGGGGAGAAGTGGTTAGAATGCGCGTAGGAAATCAAGATTTACCTGCTAATGGAGGCCCCGGAATTTTAGGGAGTTTTCAAGTTTTGAATATTCAAGCAACTGCTGATAAAAAATTTCAAGTTGTTTTTGGGGATAGTTTTATTGCGGCTGTAGAATTTTCTGATCCAATTCATGCTAAAGTATTAAATGTTTACGGTAATTCTACTCAACCTAATTCACCTCATGTCGGCGATCAATTATCTTTATATGCACAAGGAAAAATGCGCCCTGTGTGGAGAGATAAAGCAGAAATTGAACAACATTTAGAATTACTGGATAAATTATGA
- a CDS encoding ArsR/SmtB family transcription factor, producing the protein MFNEMPVTTDLTLILSGFHALSDPIRLQILELLRTKELCVCDLCEILDVKQSKLSFHLKTLKDSQLVRSRQEGRWIYYRLNVSQFIALEEYLSDYQKFTQILPAKSCE; encoded by the coding sequence ATGTTTAATGAAATGCCAGTTACTACTGATTTAACCCTCATTTTATCAGGATTTCATGCCCTTTCTGACCCCATTAGATTGCAGATTTTAGAGTTATTACGCACTAAAGAATTATGTGTCTGTGATTTGTGTGAAATTCTTGATGTTAAACAATCTAAGCTATCTTTTCACCTCAAAACTCTTAAAGATTCACAATTAGTGCGATCGCGTCAAGAAGGCCGTTGGATTTATTATCGTTTAAATGTATCTCAATTTATTGCCTTAGAAGAATATTTATCTGACTATCAAAAATTTACTCAGATTTTACCCGCTAAATCTTGTGAATAA
- a CDS encoding SnoaL-like polyketide cyclase has protein sequence MSKDGSAELPLWVQDRNTVITHDEGVEWREGKRPDYSHTDEFLHKESQYSHLEGSLEAIAQNLVRTFEMEASNKSNPEQWISIVTDKFRMSSNGGPDYTAKEVAEQGTYNLFIGNAKEYSATEETFESSFKLFHNAFPNGFLWELTEVLSGPPNVTFKWRHWGTFNGPYKDHQPTGETIEILGLSIARVTDDLKIISIEHYFDNSSFLHKLTKGCPFSH, from the coding sequence ATGAGTAAAGATGGGTCAGCAGAATTACCCCTTTGGGTACAAGATCGTAATACAGTAATTACTCATGATGAAGGGGTAGAATGGCGTGAAGGAAAACGTCCTGACTATTCTCATACTGATGAATTTTTGCATAAAGAAAGTCAATATTCTCATCTAGAGGGATCTTTAGAAGCGATCGCTCAAAATTTAGTGAGAACTTTTGAGATGGAAGCGTCTAATAAGTCTAACCCTGAACAATGGATATCTATAGTAACAGATAAATTTCGTATGAGTAGTAATGGGGGGCCAGACTATACAGCGAAAGAAGTAGCAGAACAAGGAACTTATAATTTATTTATTGGTAATGCCAAAGAATATAGTGCTACGGAGGAAACTTTTGAATCCTCGTTTAAATTGTTTCATAATGCCTTTCCTAATGGGTTTCTTTGGGAATTAACTGAAGTCTTATCTGGGCCTCCTAATGTAACGTTTAAATGGCGACACTGGGGAACATTTAATGGCCCTTATAAAGATCATCAACCAACGGGAGAAACTATTGAAATTTTGGGACTTAGTATTGCCAGAGTTACTGATGATTTAAAAATTATTTCTATTGAGCATTATTTTGATAATAGTTCTTTTTTGCATAAATTAACTAAAGGTTGTCCTTTTTCTCATTAA
- a CDS encoding ABC transporter permease, producing the protein MKWPLKKILILLSVYYAYMIEYRAEIFFWVLSGSLPIILMGVWIEAAQRGNFNLNSVEFARYFFAVFQIRQFTNIWVIWEFEKEVLEGQLSFKLLYPFDPAWHHVARHIAEKMTRFPIAILLTILFFSLYPQAVWIPSFTGIIFCLITIVLSFTLRFLIQYTLSMFAFWTERATALQQFWFLFDIFLSGITAPLDVFPPMIKEIVMWTPFPYTVYFPAALLIGLPVNLVRGFFMMIAWIVIFFILNRWLWKRGLAEYSGMGA; encoded by the coding sequence ATGAAGTGGCCACTTAAAAAAATCCTAATTCTACTTTCTGTTTATTATGCCTATATGATAGAATATCGGGCTGAAATATTTTTTTGGGTTTTATCTGGTTCTTTACCAATTATTTTAATGGGTGTGTGGATAGAAGCGGCACAAAGAGGAAATTTTAACTTAAATTCTGTGGAATTTGCTCGTTATTTTTTCGCCGTTTTTCAAATTAGACAATTTACGAATATTTGGGTTATTTGGGAGTTTGAAAAAGAAGTTTTAGAAGGTCAATTATCTTTTAAATTATTATATCCTTTTGATCCAGCTTGGCATCATGTAGCTAGACATATTGCGGAAAAAATGACCCGTTTTCCCATAGCTATTCTGTTAACTATCTTATTCTTTAGTTTATATCCTCAAGCTGTTTGGATACCTAGTTTTACTGGAATTATTTTTTGTTTAATTACTATTGTTCTCTCTTTTACTTTACGGTTTTTGATTCAATACACCCTATCTATGTTTGCTTTTTGGACAGAACGAGCAACTGCGCTTCAACAATTTTGGTTTTTATTTGATATTTTTTTATCAGGAATTACAGCACCATTAGACGTATTTCCACCTATGATAAAAGAGATAGTTATGTGGACACCTTTTCCTTATACGGTTTATTTTCCGGCTGCTTTATTGATAGGTTTACCCGTTAATTTAGTTAGGGGATTTTTCATGATGATAGCTTGGATTGTTATCTTTTTTATCTTAAATCGTTGGTTATGGAAACGTGGATTAGCTGAATATTCAGGCATGGGAGCATGA
- the lexA gene encoding transcriptional repressor LexA, whose amino-acid sequence MESLTPAQQELYDWLVLYINEKQHAPSIRQMMKAMNLRSPAPVQSRLERLRNKGYIDWTEGKARTLRILRPQPQGLTISGEITPGGLVEPFAEDPEKIDLAPIFKLDNHYALRVKGDSMIEDLITDGDLAILRSLAADEVVTDGDIVSAIIEGVGTTIKRFYQEGETVTLKASNPNHPPIEVNISQVEIQGVFVGVWRGYKMESKVINS is encoded by the coding sequence ATGGAATCCCTAACCCCTGCTCAACAAGAACTATACGACTGGTTAGTTCTCTACATTAACGAAAAACAACACGCTCCATCCATTCGTCAGATGATGAAAGCGATGAACTTACGTTCTCCTGCTCCCGTGCAAAGTCGTTTAGAACGACTACGAAACAAAGGCTATATTGATTGGACAGAAGGAAAAGCGCGTACCCTTCGCATTTTGCGTCCTCAACCTCAAGGTCTCACCATTTCGGGGGAGATCACCCCAGGAGGTTTAGTTGAACCCTTTGCAGAAGATCCAGAAAAGATTGATTTAGCCCCTATCTTCAAATTAGATAATCACTACGCTTTACGGGTAAAAGGCGATAGTATGATAGAAGACTTGATTACCGATGGTGATCTGGCTATTCTTCGCTCTCTGGCTGCCGATGAAGTCGTTACAGACGGGGATATCGTTTCCGCAATAATAGAAGGAGTAGGAACCACCATAAAACGTTTCTACCAAGAAGGAGAAACGGTTACTCTCAAAGCTTCTAATCCCAATCATCCTCCCATTGAGGTCAATATTAGCCAAGTTGAAATTCAAGGGGTTTTCGTCGGGGTGTGGCGAGGTTATAAAATGGAGTCAAAAGTTATCAATAGTTGA
- a CDS encoding serine/threonine-protein kinase produces MTHLMAMRKHNHQMMGYMDTGLKPQETVNHRYHILRQLGRGKLERTYLAEDRHRFNEYCILQEFAPEVQSSEGLQKTEELFQRKAQALYTLDHPQIPRFRELFPLPEGENKGLFLVQDYIIGPTYRELLTHRLSQGHFFTESEVTEFLLNVLPVLAYLHHRGIIHRDITPDNIICRDSDKLPVLIDFGSIKQLSAIANSFFTQSQVLTGQIMQVGQSGYAPQEQIEQGLVSSHSDLYGLAATALVLLSGKEPLELIDPHTGHWPSELALSSSLTPVLSKMLAKHPKDRYTSAQEVIDSLSVSTPHLDPSSVYSSSVTPPTIIVAPDATESNIPDTTSTEDTLIPNLSKTETTMALTSSPAKSSVSGCLSKLILVLMLILGSGMVGWWAGKTWISQFLNPTQAESPKVFSEKTTSESPSEISDEEFQRKTQLRTRRQKLGIDHTLFVSLVDEVFGQQYPSEKGRALSNEPEDDSWRKKWDQTGDNLLDILGSLSPEALEGIGTYNQTQRDNWKLLANNLHLSSRAVYDLVDGRFFRAFPEQKEENFIDQPLGQIWTAMILDTLTALQSGSNYEALFFDSENPTIEREETLQPGAGKAYVVRLEASQNLAVKLETNGDTFLSIYSPTGTNNLLEDSTQQQWSGELSESGYYEFTIVAKSDKPLKYKLIITK; encoded by the coding sequence ATGACTCACTTAATGGCCATGAGGAAGCATAATCACCAGATGATGGGTTACATGGATACTGGGTTAAAGCCTCAAGAAACGGTTAATCATCGCTATCATATCTTACGCCAACTGGGTCGGGGAAAGTTGGAACGTACCTATTTAGCAGAAGATCGTCACCGTTTTAATGAATATTGTATTCTCCAAGAATTTGCACCCGAAGTCCAAAGTTCCGAAGGATTGCAAAAAACAGAAGAACTATTTCAACGGAAAGCTCAAGCACTTTATACTTTGGATCATCCTCAAATTCCTCGCTTTCGGGAATTATTTCCCTTACCAGAAGGGGAAAACAAAGGATTATTTTTAGTCCAAGATTATATTATCGGCCCCACCTACCGCGAACTTTTAACCCATCGTCTCAGTCAAGGACACTTTTTTACTGAGTCAGAAGTTACCGAATTTTTATTAAATGTTTTACCTGTTTTAGCCTATCTTCATCATCGGGGCATTATTCATCGAGATATTACCCCAGATAACATTATTTGTCGTGATTCAGATAAATTGCCTGTTTTAATCGATTTTGGCAGCATTAAACAATTATCTGCGATCGCTAATAGCTTTTTTACCCAATCTCAAGTCCTAACTGGACAAATTATGCAAGTTGGGCAATCTGGTTATGCACCCCAGGAACAGATTGAACAAGGCCTCGTCTCTAGCCATAGTGATTTATACGGCTTAGCGGCCACTGCTTTAGTCTTACTCAGTGGGAAAGAACCTTTAGAGCTTATTGATCCACACACAGGTCATTGGCCCTCAGAATTAGCTCTAAGTTCCTCATTAACCCCCGTACTGAGCAAAATGCTGGCCAAACATCCTAAAGATCGTTATACTTCTGCCCAAGAAGTTATCGATAGCCTCAGCGTCTCTACTCCTCACTTAGATCCGTCTTCTGTTTACTCGTCATCAGTTACCCCACCGACGATAATTGTAGCTCCAGATGCTACTGAATCCAACATCCCTGACACGACTTCCACAGAAGACACCCTTATACCCAATTTATCTAAGACTGAGACGACAATGGCATTAACTAGCAGTCCCGCTAAAAGTTCCGTTTCTGGGTGTTTAAGTAAACTTATACTTGTCTTGATGCTAATTTTAGGATCAGGAATGGTCGGATGGTGGGCCGGGAAAACTTGGATTTCTCAATTTCTCAATCCCACTCAAGCAGAAAGTCCCAAAGTGTTCTCTGAGAAAACAACCTCTGAGAGTCCTTCTGAAATTAGTGATGAAGAGTTTCAACGCAAAACCCAATTACGAACACGTCGTCAAAAGTTAGGGATTGATCACACTTTATTTGTTAGTTTGGTTGATGAAGTTTTTGGACAACAATATCCCAGTGAAAAAGGTCGTGCGCTTAGTAATGAACCGGAAGATGATTCTTGGCGCAAAAAATGGGATCAGACCGGAGATAATCTTCTCGATATATTGGGATCTTTAAGTCCAGAAGCGTTAGAAGGAATCGGAACTTATAACCAAACTCAACGAGATAACTGGAAACTTCTAGCTAATAATTTACATTTGAGTAGTCGTGCTGTTTATGATTTAGTAGACGGTCGATTTTTTAGAGCTTTTCCTGAACAAAAAGAGGAAAACTTTATTGATCAACCTCTAGGACAAATTTGGACAGCCATGATATTAGATACCTTAACTGCATTACAGTCAGGGTCAAACTATGAGGCACTTTTTTTTGATTCAGAAAACCCGACAATTGAACGAGAAGAAACCTTACAACCAGGGGCAGGAAAAGCTTATGTTGTTCGTTTAGAAGCATCTCAAAATCTTGCCGTTAAACTCGAAACTAATGGTGATACTTTTTTATCGATTTATTCCCCTACGGGAACCAATAATCTTTTAGAAGACTCTACCCAACAACAATGGTCAGGAGAACTTTCAGAAAGTGGCTATTATGAATTTACTATTGTGGCTAAATCTGATAAACCTCTGAAATATAAGTTAATAATTACGAAATAA
- the htpG gene encoding molecular chaperone HtpG, producing the protein MTVLEKGNITIHTENIFPIIKKSLYTDHEIFLRELISNAVDAISKLKMASFAGEVSGEVPDPEIVIRVDDSNKTLSISDNGIGMTPDEIKKYINQVAFSSAEEFIQKYQKDANDLIGHFGLGFYSAFMVAKKVEIDTLSYQPGSPAIHWSCDGSPEFELTESSRTQIGTTVTLTLMDDEQEYLAPERIRQLVKTYSDFMSVPIKFDNEIINKQKSPWKESAQNLTSDDYLEFYRYLYPFQEEPLLWVHLNTDYPYLLNGILYFPKLRPDVDVSQGHIKLFCNQVFVSDHCEEIIPEFLMPLRGVIDSPDIPLNVSRSALTNHRTVRSIANHIAKKIADRLKSLYDETPEEYLRCWEDVGTFVKYGSLKDEKFKKQVEDILVYKTTYKPTETTSANDSPKIEVESDDVWQNVESEKQGEFTYEKAGYTTLKSYLERNKERHENRVFYCTDTNTQATYVELYKGQGIEILFMDSFIDTNYFIPFLEREYSEVKFSRVDSELDKTLLQEDKANEIVDPTTNKTRSEQIKEIFELALNKPQVNIRTEALKSDNPQSTPPAMVLLPEAMRRFREMMALSQQQGMEFPDDHVLVINTTHPLIENIYQLSQGSIVQASGDSPSQEMAKMLCQHVYDLALISQKGLDAEGMKSFVERSNQVLTRLTK; encoded by the coding sequence ATGACGGTACTAGAAAAAGGCAATATTACGATTCATACCGAGAATATCTTCCCTATTATTAAGAAGTCTCTCTACACAGACCATGAAATCTTCTTACGGGAATTAATCTCTAATGCGGTTGATGCGATTTCTAAGCTTAAAATGGCCTCGTTTGCGGGGGAAGTATCAGGAGAAGTTCCTGATCCTGAAATTGTTATTAGAGTAGACGACAGTAATAAAACTCTTTCTATCTCTGATAATGGCATTGGTATGACTCCTGATGAGATTAAAAAATATATTAATCAGGTAGCTTTTTCCAGTGCGGAAGAATTTATTCAAAAGTATCAAAAAGATGCTAATGATTTAATTGGTCATTTTGGTTTAGGGTTTTATTCTGCTTTTATGGTGGCTAAAAAGGTAGAAATTGACACTCTATCTTATCAACCGGGATCACCTGCTATTCATTGGTCTTGTGATGGTTCTCCTGAATTTGAATTAACTGAATCTTCTCGTACTCAAATAGGGACAACTGTTACTTTAACTTTAATGGATGACGAGCAAGAATATCTTGCACCGGAACGCATTCGTCAGTTAGTCAAAACCTATTCTGATTTTATGTCGGTTCCTATCAAATTTGATAACGAGATTATTAATAAACAAAAGTCACCTTGGAAAGAATCTGCTCAAAATTTGACCTCAGATGACTATTTAGAGTTCTATCGTTATCTTTATCCTTTTCAAGAAGAACCTTTACTTTGGGTACACTTAAATACTGATTATCCTTACTTACTCAATGGGATTCTTTATTTCCCTAAACTTCGTCCTGATGTAGATGTTTCTCAAGGACATATTAAACTGTTTTGTAATCAAGTATTTGTCAGTGATCATTGTGAAGAAATCATCCCTGAATTTTTAATGCCATTACGAGGTGTCATTGATAGTCCTGATATTCCTCTTAATGTTTCTCGTAGTGCCTTAACTAATCATCGCACAGTTCGTAGTATAGCTAATCATATCGCTAAAAAGATTGCAGATCGTCTCAAATCTCTTTACGATGAAACTCCAGAAGAATATCTTCGTTGTTGGGAAGATGTAGGAACTTTTGTTAAATATGGTTCTCTCAAAGATGAGAAGTTCAAGAAGCAAGTTGAAGACATTTTAGTCTATAAAACTACCTATAAACCCACTGAGACAACTTCTGCTAATGATAGTCCAAAAATTGAAGTAGAAAGCGATGATGTTTGGCAAAATGTAGAAAGTGAGAAACAAGGTGAGTTTACTTACGAAAAAGCGGGTTATACAACCCTCAAATCTTATCTAGAACGCAATAAAGAACGACATGAAAATCGAGTCTTTTACTGCACTGATACTAATACCCAAGCGACTTATGTAGAACTCTATAAAGGTCAGGGTATAGAAATCCTGTTTATGGACTCTTTCATAGACACAAATTACTTTATTCCTTTCTTAGAAAGAGAATATTCTGAGGTAAAATTCTCACGGGTAGATTCAGAGTTAGACAAAACTTTGTTACAAGAGGATAAAGCTAATGAAATAGTTGACCCAACTACTAATAAAACCCGCAGTGAACAAATTAAAGAAATCTTTGAACTTGCATTAAATAAACCTCAAGTGAATATTCGCACTGAGGCTTTAAAATCAGATAATCCTCAAAGTACACCCCCGGCAATGGTATTATTACCAGAGGCAATGCGACGTTTTCGGGAAATGATGGCCTTGTCACAACAACAAGGAATGGAATTTCCAGATGATCATGTTTTAGTTATTAATACAACTCACCCATTAATTGAAAATATCTATCAATTAAGTCAGGGAAGTATTGTACAAGCGAGTGGTGATTCTCCTTCTCAAGAAATGGCTAAAATGTTGTGTCAGCACGTCTATGATTTAGCTTTAATCTCTCAAAAAGGGTTAGATGCAGAGGGGATGAAATCATTTGTAGAACGGTCTAATCAGGTGTTAACTCGTTTGACTAAATAG
- a CDS encoding pentapeptide repeat-containing protein, which yields MKAAEVLSQYAAGKRDFRGQNLRGQNFQGKDLSGADFSQCDIRGTNFKEANLTKVKFIKATAGLQIQSKILLLLAAMVLVAISGVFSGWAGYYISWIFDGSDVQYRISGWITLATFAIFIFTTYRKGLVAGAVAVAGALAVAGAVALAVAGAVALAGALAGALAVAGAVAGAVAGAVAVAVAVAVAGAGAGALAGAGALAGALAGALAGALAGALTLLAYLISYRSIKGDIREAWLRDFAVAFASYGGTNFSSAIVIDADFTGATLKNTDLRAKLLTRTRFEGAINLELARVGNTLLSQPAVKDLLINPNMGYKKNYFKANLRGANLDQANLREANLTQADLSEATLQNADLRDTNLSQVNAVNTNFTHVYLTGACLEGWNIDSSTILDNIDCQYVYFVNNQEERRPSIGDFKPGEFSKLFKEVLDSIVLIFHNGVNWKAFASAFKQVQVKNKETPLDIESIENKGDGMVVIKVRVSPETDKAKIQQELQQEYEDFSKRLAASHQKQLAAQEQVIGIQNKEVNSLENIIDILAANMSDDTQNMTTVHLLENGKDIEQIEEQQNLIQGQIPNNVVRQLHEEYKKTKKLIEEKYEAILEANKALLESKQIQLEEKKQEINYLREKILTLSLNFNISKDNNDDKINK from the coding sequence ATGAAAGCAGCAGAAGTTTTAAGTCAATATGCAGCCGGAAAAAGAGACTTTCGCGGACAAAACCTCCGAGGACAAAACTTTCAAGGGAAAGACTTATCTGGGGCAGATTTTAGTCAATGTGATATACGGGGAACTAACTTTAAAGAAGCAAATTTAACCAAAGTCAAATTTATTAAAGCCACTGCAGGGTTACAAATACAATCTAAGATTTTATTATTATTAGCTGCAATGGTATTAGTTGCCATATCTGGCGTTTTTTCAGGCTGGGCAGGATATTATATTTCTTGGATTTTTGACGGTTCTGATGTACAATATAGAATATCAGGGTGGATAACCCTTGCCACTTTTGCCATCTTTATCTTTACAACCTATCGTAAGGGCTTAGTAGCCGGAGCCGTAGCCGTAGCCGGAGCCCTAGCCGTAGCCGGAGCCGTAGCCCTAGCCGTAGCCGGAGCCGTAGCCCTAGCCGGAGCCCTAGCCGGAGCCCTAGCCGTAGCCGGAGCCGTAGCCGGAGCCGTAGCCGGAGCCGTAGCCGTAGCCGTAGCCGTAGCCGTAGCCGGAGCCGGAGCCGGAGCCCTAGCCGGAGCCGGAGCCCTAGCCGGAGCCCTAGCCGGAGCCCTAGCCGGAGCCCTAGCCGGAGCGTTAACCCTTCTTGCCTATCTTATCTCCTATCGTAGCATAAAAGGTGATATTAGGGAAGCTTGGTTGCGGGATTTTGCCGTTGCCTTTGCCAGTTATGGGGGTACAAATTTCTCTAGCGCTATAGTTATTGATGCCGACTTCACAGGTGCAACCCTGAAAAATACGGATTTAAGAGCAAAATTGCTCACCCGTACCCGTTTTGAAGGTGCTATCAACCTTGAACTCGCTAGAGTTGGTAATACTCTCTTATCTCAACCTGCTGTCAAAGACTTATTAATTAACCCTAATATGGGTTATAAAAAGAATTATTTTAAAGCAAATTTAAGGGGTGCAAATCTTGATCAAGCTAACTTGAGAGAAGCTAACTTAACTCAAGCAGACTTAAGTGAAGCAACCTTACAAAATGCCGATTTGCGGGATACTAATTTAAGTCAAGTAAATGCAGTTAATACTAATTTTACTCATGTTTATTTAACCGGTGCTTGTTTAGAAGGATGGAATATTGACAGCAGTACCATATTAGATAATATTGACTGTCAATACGTTTATTTCGTTAATAATCAAGAAGAACGTCGTCCTAGTATTGGGGACTTTAAACCAGGAGAATTTAGTAAACTATTTAAAGAAGTTTTAGACAGTATTGTTTTAATTTTTCATAATGGAGTCAACTGGAAAGCCTTTGCTTCTGCCTTTAAACAAGTACAAGTTAAAAATAAAGAAACTCCCCTAGACATTGAAAGCATTGAAAATAAAGGGGATGGAATGGTAGTCATTAAAGTTAGGGTATCTCCTGAAACAGATAAAGCTAAAATTCAGCAAGAACTTCAACAAGAATATGAAGACTTTAGTAAAAGATTGGCTGCATCTCATCAAAAACAATTAGCCGCACAAGAACAAGTAATTGGTATTCAGAATAAAGAAGTTAACAGCTTAGAAAATATTATTGATATCTTAGCAGCAAATATGTCTGATGATACTCAAAATATGACAACGGTTCATTTATTAGAAAATGGTAAAGACATTGAGCAGATAGAAGAACAACAAAATTTAATTCAAGGACAAATACCTAATAATGTTGTTAGACAACTCCATGAAGAATATAAAAAGACCAAGAAGTTAATAGAAGAAAAATATGAAGCTATATTAGAAGCTAATAAAGCTCTTTTAGAATCAAAACAAATACAACTCGAAGAAAAGAAACAAGAGATAAACTATTTGAGAGAAAAAATTCTGACTCTTAGCTTAAATTTTAATATTAGCAAGGATAATAATGATGACAAAATAAATAAATAA